Genomic segment of Methanobacterium spitsbergense:
AATTCTTGATATCTTAAAGGGTTATGATAAAGAGAACATAACAATTGCAACATTAGGCAGTCACACTTCCCTTCACATATTAAAAGGGGCCAAAGAAGAAGGTTTCAAGACCGCAGTGGTCTGTGAAAAGGGACGTGAAGTTCCATACAAAAGATTTAAAGTAGCAGACGAATATATCATCGTTGATAAATTCAGTGACATAGTGAACGATGATGTTCAGGAGAAACTAAGAGCAATGAACAGCATTGTAGTTCCTCATGGTTCTTTTGTTGCATACGCAGGTCTAGACAGAATAGAAAATGATTTTAAAGTACCTATGTTTGGGAACAGAGATATATTACGATGGGAATCTGAAAGAGATCTTGAACGTAAACTGATGTTAGAATCTGATATCAGGATCCCTATGAAGTATGATGATCCATCTCAAATTGACAGAACAGTTATGGTTAAGTTTCCAGGGGCACGTGGGGGAAGAGGATATTTTGTTGCTTCTTCAACAGAAGAATACAATCAGAAAATCGATTCTATGCTTAAAAGAAATTGGATTGAAGAAGAAGACATTAAAAATGCTCACATAGAGGAATATGTATCTGGATGCAACTACTGTATACATTACTTTTACTCTGCATTAAATGATGAAGTTGAAGTTATGGGTATGGACAGTCGTTACGAATCAAATATTGATGGTTTGTGCAGAATTCCAGCTAAAGATCAATTGGATGTTTCAATGGATCCATCCTATGTTATAACCGGTAATCATCCTGTTGTTATGAGAGAATCTTTGCTCCCTCAAGTATTTGATATTGGAGATAATTTGGTCGAGGGTGCTAAAAAGCTAGTTGCTCCAGGGATGAGCGGACCATTCTGTTTACAGACTCTGTGCACAGACGATTTGGAGATAATTGTATTTGAGATGAGTGCCAGGATAGATGGTGGAACCAACACATTCATGGACAGTTCACCATATAGTTACCTGCTATTTGGCGAGTTCATGAGTATGGGACGTAGAATTGCCCATGAAATCAAAAATGGGGCAGAAGAAGACAGGTTAGAAATCTTAATAACCTGATCTCAATATTTTTTTTATTTTCATTCGATTATCCATAATTAATTCTAAACTTGCTCCAACCTTATTATATAATATATAATATTATCCTGAAATTACAAGGCTTGTTGATATATTAATATATTTAATAAAATTTCTATAAATTTCGAACTTATTGAAAACATTTATAAGTAGCTTCAACTAAATCAAGCTTGATAAAGGCCTTAATATTTAAAAGTTATTTTATTAGAATTATTTTAATTTATATATTGTAAATGGACTTGAAGGGGGAAAAAACTGAAGTTCGAAGCAATATTTATATAGAATGAATTTTACATATAAGGCTAGAAATTAATATTTGAAAAATTTTAAAAACTATTTTTAATTTATCGTGTTTTTTTAGAGGTGTATTTCATGAACGATAAAGATCGATTAAAAGGCACTACAACTGTTGGTGTAACATGCAAAGACGGAATTGTGTTTGCTACCGAAAGAAGAGCTTCAATGGGTAATTTAATTGCTCATAAAGTTGCAGACAAGATATTTAAAATTGATGATCATATTGGAGCTACTATAGCAGGATCAGTATCAGATGCTCAAAAACTTATGGGTTATATTAGTGCAGAAGTGGCCCTTTACAGGCTAAGAAATGGTGCCCCCATGAGTGTAGAGGCAGCTGCAAACATGACCTCGAACATATTGCATGCCTCAAGATTTTATCCTTACTATGTCCAAACCCTTCTAGGAGGAGTGGATGAAAAAGGACCGGCACTGTTCTCCCTAGATCCTAGTGGTGGAGTTATTAAAGATCTGATGATTTCAACTGGATCTGGTTCACCAATTGCCTATGGTGTGCTTGAAGACCGTTACAACAAAGATATGGATATTGAAGATGGAATAGAAGTTGTAATAAGAGCAATTAAAGCAGCCATGGAAAGAGATACTTATTCAGGTAATGGTATAAAAATAGCAACCGTTACTAAAGAAGAAGGATTTAAAATACTGCCTGATGAAGAGGTAGAAAAGAAGATCAAAGAATTGAGCTAGTTTTTTAATCCTAAAATAAAGTGAAGTTTTATATACAACTAAAAGAACCATATACAAATCTTATATGGTTCGAATATTATTTTCTATTTTTTTAGACGTGATTTTATGGGTTCAGAGATTCAAGAAATTAAAAATACAATAGTACAAAGATTACCTAATAGAGTACAAGTGGCAAAGGTCGAATTTGAAGGTCCGGAAGTAGTTATATACACAAAAAATCCGGAGATAATAACAGAAAATGGGGACCTAATAAGAGATTTAGCAAAGGATATAAGGAAGAGAATAATTATCAGATCAGATAAATCCGTGCTAACAGAACCTGAAAAAACAATAGACAGGATCCATGAGATTGTACCCGAAGAAGCAAAAATAACCAACATATCCTTTGATGAGGTTACCTGCGAAGTAATTATAGAAGCAAGGAAACCTGGGCTTGTTATAGGAAAATATGGTTCAACATCAAGAGAAATAATAAAAAAAACCGGATGGTCCCCCAAGATATTACGAACTCCACCCATTACCTCAGAAGTTATCCAGAGGGTTAGAAGGACTTTGAGAAAAAACAGTAAAGAACGTAAAAAAATTCTTCAAACCTTAGGTAACAGAATTCACAGAGAATTAACTTCTGAAAATGAATGGACTCGTTTAACTGCTCTTGGAGGATTTAGGGAAGTGGGAAGATCCTCTCTGTTTTTACAGACAACAAACAGCAAAATTC
This window contains:
- a CDS encoding formate--phosphoribosylaminoimidazolecarboxamide ligase; the encoded protein is MGKVNRQEILDILKGYDKENITIATLGSHTSLHILKGAKEEGFKTAVVCEKGREVPYKRFKVADEYIIVDKFSDIVNDDVQEKLRAMNSIVVPHGSFVAYAGLDRIENDFKVPMFGNRDILRWESERDLERKLMLESDIRIPMKYDDPSQIDRTVMVKFPGARGGRGYFVASSTEEYNQKIDSMLKRNWIEEEDIKNAHIEEYVSGCNYCIHYFYSALNDEVEVMGMDSRYESNIDGLCRIPAKDQLDVSMDPSYVITGNHPVVMRESLLPQVFDIGDNLVEGAKKLVAPGMSGPFCLQTLCTDDLEIIVFEMSARIDGGTNTFMDSSPYSYLLFGEFMSMGRRIAHEIKNGAEEDRLEILIT
- the psmB gene encoding archaeal proteasome endopeptidase complex subunit beta, whose amino-acid sequence is MNDKDRLKGTTTVGVTCKDGIVFATERRASMGNLIAHKVADKIFKIDDHIGATIAGSVSDAQKLMGYISAEVALYRLRNGAPMSVEAAANMTSNILHASRFYPYYVQTLLGGVDEKGPALFSLDPSGGVIKDLMISTGSGSPIAYGVLEDRYNKDMDIEDGIEVVIRAIKAAMERDTYSGNGIKIATVTKEEGFKILPDEEVEKKIKELS